The Caulifigura coniformis genome includes a region encoding these proteins:
- a CDS encoding type IV secretory system conjugative DNA transfer family protein yields MGSARWATVRELRQAGMLSSDSGIILGRVVDHTSFAATAAAVLWGRSTAKEACERFRYIFKRRRYHLVRSNRAVHTAIFAPSGVGKGVSICIPFLRGCSDSAVVLDPKGELAKATAEYRKRVFGHDVVLLDPFCVATKSPDCLNPLDFIEADSALALDECNDLAKALVVRGDEEKEPHWNDSAEAWISAFIAVVIRYGEDHGTRSLQTVRELLSDPKRLDLAIKLMQESDAWGGMLRRSGGQLLHFVDREKSSTLSTVLRQLRFLDTPTVEASTRHSSFDPRKLRSGKMTIYLVLPPEHSKALSALQRMWISSLLRSVVKQGLCDEQTVHFVLDEASSLGRLEVLDEAIDKYRAYGIKLQFYFQSLGQLAACFPNGRDQTLLSNTTQIYFGCNDTATAEMISNRLGDATVLLESGGTSTGTSRQYTMGCHPSESSSYSRNDNSNWSLHGRRLLKPDEVIALNPRVAITFTPGVRPLCTCLVRYYEEKLCDARPSRCRRMARAIGTFSSSAAVLVLSLFFAGATTVIIDSILMPRR; encoded by the coding sequence ATGGGAAGCGCGCGTTGGGCAACAGTGCGGGAGCTTCGACAGGCCGGGATGTTATCGTCTGACTCTGGAATCATCCTTGGTCGAGTGGTGGACCACACGAGCTTTGCGGCAACGGCCGCGGCGGTCCTATGGGGACGGAGTACGGCGAAAGAGGCGTGCGAGCGGTTCAGATACATTTTCAAACGCCGTCGCTATCACTTGGTGCGCTCAAATCGGGCCGTTCATACAGCGATTTTCGCTCCATCTGGCGTCGGCAAGGGTGTGTCAATCTGCATCCCGTTCCTACGGGGATGTTCCGACTCAGCGGTGGTGCTTGACCCGAAGGGCGAGCTTGCCAAAGCAACCGCCGAATACCGCAAACGCGTCTTCGGTCATGACGTCGTGCTACTCGATCCATTCTGCGTGGCAACGAAGTCACCCGACTGCCTCAACCCACTCGATTTCATCGAGGCGGACAGCGCCCTCGCACTCGATGAGTGCAACGATCTCGCGAAGGCCTTGGTCGTTCGAGGCGATGAGGAGAAGGAGCCGCATTGGAATGATTCGGCCGAGGCCTGGATCTCCGCCTTCATTGCTGTGGTCATCCGTTATGGTGAGGACCATGGGACGCGATCGCTGCAGACCGTCCGAGAGCTACTGAGTGATCCGAAGAGGCTCGATCTAGCGATCAAGCTCATGCAGGAGTCGGACGCGTGGGGCGGGATGCTGAGGCGAAGCGGCGGTCAACTGCTCCATTTTGTGGATCGTGAAAAGTCCTCAACTTTGTCAACGGTTCTGCGACAGCTGCGGTTTCTGGACACACCGACGGTTGAAGCGAGCACGAGGCACAGCAGCTTCGATCCTCGGAAGCTGCGATCCGGAAAAATGACGATCTATCTCGTCTTACCGCCCGAGCACAGCAAAGCACTCTCTGCCCTGCAGCGCATGTGGATCTCAAGCCTGTTACGGTCGGTCGTCAAACAGGGCTTATGCGACGAGCAGACCGTCCACTTCGTTTTAGACGAGGCATCCAGCTTGGGCCGGTTGGAGGTGCTGGACGAGGCCATCGACAAGTACAGGGCCTACGGGATTAAACTTCAATTCTACTTTCAGAGTTTAGGCCAGCTGGCGGCCTGCTTCCCGAATGGACGCGACCAGACGCTACTTAGCAACACCACACAGATCTACTTTGGCTGCAATGATACAGCCACCGCAGAAATGATCAGCAATCGGCTGGGCGATGCGACCGTCCTTCTGGAGAGCGGCGGCACGAGCACAGGGACCAGCCGGCAATACACGATGGGCTGTCATCCGAGCGAAAGCTCGTCTTACTCTCGGAATGACAACTCCAATTGGAGTCTCCACGGCCGGCGACTGCTCAAGCCGGATGAAGTCATCGCGCTCAATCCGCGCGTGGCGATCACCTTCACTCCAGGCGTGAGGCCGCTCTGCACATGTCTGGTGCGTTACTACGAAGAGAAGCTCTGCGACGCTCGTCCAAGCCGGTGTCGCCGAATGGCCCGTGCAATTGGAACGTTTTCGAGTTCCGCCGCAGTCTTGGTGTTGAGCCTGTTTTTTGCGGGCGCGACTACCGTGATCATCGACTCCATTCTCATGCCGCGACGTTAG
- a CDS encoding helix-turn-helix transcriptional regulator yields the protein MTKILKRRLSSTQQHAFSSALLTIKDLGRLLPASRRTIYRLVKDGDLPPPIRIGSRPRWLPSQISEWLVSKVTWVDDASDGGDA from the coding sequence GTGACGAAGATCTTGAAACGTCGACTTTCGTCCACGCAGCAACACGCCTTTTCGTCGGCCTTGCTTACGATCAAGGATCTAGGACGCCTTCTTCCGGCGTCCCGCCGAACGATTTATCGGTTGGTGAAAGATGGAGACCTTCCACCCCCGATCCGAATTGGTTCACGACCAAGGTGGCTGCCGTCTCAGATATCTGAATGGCTTGTCAGCAAGGTTACTTGGGTCGACGACGCCTCCGACGGAGGAGATGCATGA
- a CDS encoding helix-turn-helix domain-containing protein, whose protein sequence is MTVATVARRLSHSTSTIYALIESKKLPCYRCPGIRISEEQLTDFLKTSQTPADGPSASAKDLRPQLNFVR, encoded by the coding sequence ATGACTGTGGCGACCGTCGCGAGACGTCTATCGCACTCGACGTCGACAATCTACGCGCTGATTGAAAGCAAGAAACTCCCGTGTTATCGATGTCCAGGTATCCGTATCAGCGAAGAACAGCTTACCGATTTCCTCAAGACGTCGCAGACGCCAGCGGACGGTCCGAGCGCAAGTGCGAAGGATCTTCGCCCTCAGCTGAACTTCGTCCGTTGA